The Lolium rigidum isolate FL_2022 chromosome 1, APGP_CSIRO_Lrig_0.1, whole genome shotgun sequence region CGGTCGGCGAGGGCCTGCTCCGCCAGGCCGCGCACGGTCTCGGCGAGCTCGTCGCGGGATGTCGCGCCGAGGACAGCGAGGAACTCCTGGAGGGTGGCGCCTCGGGCGCCGGCGGCCGTAAGGGCGAGCGCGGCGTAGATGGAGAGCGGCGAGAAGATGAGGTTGCTGCCGTGCGCGCCCGTTTCTGCAAGCTCGCCCAGGAGGCGTAGGGCGAGCGCCGTCGGGCCGAGCGGCTTGGTGGTGGTCGCTGTGGACTCCATCGTGAGATCGAGACCACGGTGTCTTCGTAGGTTGACCTAGTAGGAAGATCGATGTGAGAGCGATCTATACTTGTAGAGTCCAGCATAGGAGCCCGAGACGGAATACGTTACGGTTACGGATTACGGCCGATCCAACCGTAGCTCGAGTTAGGGAAAGATACTACTCCTCACGGTCTGATCATGGAGCAGACTAGATATCTGCAAAAGAAAAAGTGTGTTTCTTTTACCGTGCATATGTTGATCTCTTATTTATTTAGGGGTGGAAATAGGTAGGATAATTTTCACATTACATAAATATGATCAAAGATGTGCTACGAGCAAAATCACGGGATTTTTATAGTTGGCAGTCCGAGAAGAGGCTCACATTATGATGGCCATCACTTTTTTTTCTTCTAGCTTTTTTTAGGTGGTTTATCCATGTTGAGACTCTTACGCTCCTTAGTGATACTTACGCTATAACTGCTTTGATGTGATTTGTTTTAATAAagagtgcatcaattgatgcagagacaGAAGTACTCCACTTCAAAAAAGAAGTAAATAAGCCATATAAATTTCGTCAAAAAATTGACAACTCTAAGTTTAACTATTGTTactaaaaatataaatatttacaatataaaATCAATATTAGTAGAGAAATTTTTATATATATTTAGTAAAAATAGTAATAAATATCTTAGCGTAAATAAGACAATTTAGTAATTTAGTAATGTAATAAATATATTTAATGAATTAGTTTGAGTCAAAAAGTAGGGTAACCATCGTGATGGACCGAAGTACGAGTCACCATTTTCAAAAACAACCGGAACAAATATTGCGGGACAATTCTTATCTTCCAACACCATCATCGACATCAGGAAGGAGATCACTTCATCGAATGAAGGATCCAAGAGCACTCTACCATGTGCCATCCCCGTTTGACATGGAGGCGAAAAAAGGGTACCGATATCCAAATTTAATCTATTAATTGAAATGGGGACATAGATCTTTGGCTCCTAGGCACCCGTGCTCCTgccatttaaaaaataaaaatcacattTATGTGTTTAAAAAACATTAAAAAATTATGGTGTAGCCAATAAATTATTTCGTAAACGTGCAAAATTTTaatttcaaatacaaaatattctaggctacacaaaaatgacaagtgaatctgggtatgcatatttcTAATATTaaatttcaacagattttgtcttttttgtgtagcctacaatataaagaatttgATATCAAAAGTTGTCACGCTTGTAATGTCCAGatttatttttaaaataaatatgtatgactttcgattttttttaaacagaagcACCGGTACCCAGGAGCCAAATACACTTTTCGTTGAAATGGCCCTTTTATTAAAAAGGATAGAAGAAGTAGGGCGAATTGGATGAAATCTGGGGATCGAAACACCTCTTTTTTCACAATTTTGCGACGGCTCGAAAGAAGAGGAACTTGATAAAGCGCTtgaaggaagaaggaggaggttgGATAGAAGAggagaagcacttggaagtgcatATTAATCACTATTTTGAGTCTTTGGTTCCCAGGGAGGTGACGGATCCGGACGAGGAGGTTGTTAACAAGGTGACTCCTTGTGTCACCGAAGATTTTTCGATAAAGTGTGTCACCGAAGATATGAATGCAAGTCTTTGTGCTCCCTATTCACGTGAGGAGGTTAAGAAGGCcttgtttaatattggggatctaAAAGCTCCAGGTCCGGACGGTCTCCACGCTATTTTCTACAAAAGATACTGGAGTCTTGGTGTGTTCGGTTTGAGAACCGGAAGGAATGgaacggaatggttccatttcaatgGCATGGGATGGTTCCGACCCCGTGTTCGGTTCAGAAAAAgttgaggaatggaatggttccgttTTCTGTTCGGTTCAGGGATTCTACAGCGGAACAGAACGACCTAAATATGATTTTATTTGTCCAAATCAAAATTAACATGAGctaaacatgatttttttgcAAATCAAAGTCAACTCAGGGCAAAATCAACTCAGGCCGCCGCTCGTGCCTGGCCGCCGCTTGCTGCCCCTGCCTGGCCGCCGCTTGCTGCCACGGGCTGGGTGCCTGCTCgcctccggccggccgccgcctctgCTTGCCGGCCGCCGCTTGCTGCCCCTGCCTGGCCGCCGCTTGCCGCCGCGGGCTGGGCGCTGCTCgcctccggccggccgccgccgctgctcgccggcCGCCGCTTGCTGCCTCTGCTGGCCGCCGCTTGCTTCGCCGCTGGGCTGGGCGCTGCTCgcctccggccggccgccgccgctgctcgccggccgccgcgctgccGCCTGCTGCTCGGCTGGCTGCTGCGCCGCCGCATCtgctcgccggccgccgcgcggccGCCTCTGCTCGCTGGCCGCTGCGCCGCCGCATCTGCTCGCCGGCTGCCGCGCCGCTAGCCCCCGCCGCCCCGCGTCGCTAGCCCCCGCCAGCGTCGTTGGAGAAGAACCGTgtgagagagaggggagagagtttACGTGAGGGAGAGCGCGAGAGAGGATTAGTTCGGCATTAGCGAGCCGTTCCTCGCGATTCCGCCGATTCGGCCGGACGAGTCCGTTCCGCATATTTGAGGAATATTCCCTTTTGGGGAACCACTTCGTTCCGTTCCTTTGCTGAACCGAACACGAGAACGGGCTCCAGGTGCGGAACGGTTCCATCCCATTCCTCCGGATtctggaaccgaacacacccttattGGGGAGGAGCTTACAAATGAAGTTATGACCGCTATTAGTTCTGGGGCTGTACCAGAAGGATGGAACAATACCAACATCGTGCTTATACCCAAGGTTGATAATCCAGAGAGTATTTCTCAGTATAGGCCGATTAGCCTTTGCAATGTATTATATAAGGTGATTTCAAAGGTACTCGCAGCAAGACTAAAAGCAATTCTTCCTGAAATTATCTCACCTACGCAGAGTGCTTTTGTTCCTGGACGGATGATCACTGATAATGTGTTGGTGGATTTTGAGTGCTACCATGCGATAAAGAGGAAGATGGAAGGTAAATACGGTACTTGCGCGATCAAGTTGGATATGCTCAAGGCTTATGATCGAGTTGAATGGAGTTTCCTGCAGAAGATTCTTACCAGATTTGGTTTTGCCCAAGTTTGGATTGATTTGATTATGTCCTGCGTTGGGTCAGTTAAATACCAAGTCCGATTTAATAGTAAAAGGACAGAACAATTCAGTCCAACGAGGGGGCTATGACAGGGTGATCCCTTGTCCCCTTACTTATTTTTTTTGTGTGCTGAAGGACTATCCAGCCTCTTACGATGAAGAGGAGGCGGGTAATATTCTGGGTGTTAAGGTGTGTAGAGGGGCACCAACGGTTTCTCATTTGCTATTTGATGATGACTCTCTAATTCTTATGAGAGCAGACTTACGAAACGCCAGGTGCCTTCGAAAAATTCTGGAGGATTATTGTACTGCCTCACGACAGTTGGTGAGTGAGGCGAAATCTAGTATTCTTTTCATTCCTTGTACACGTGTGGAGACCAGAGAAGAAGTGTGCACCGAGTAGAATATTATGACGGAAGCAATTACGGACAAATACTTGGGTCTTCCCCCTCTAATTGGTATGGATAGAACTGATTGTTTCCTGCATCTTATTGACAGAATATGTGCTCGGCTGGCGGGGTACAAAGAGATGTTGTTATCCTATGGTGGGAAGGAGGTGATGTTGAAAGCGGTGATCCAGGCGATCCCCGCATATGCTATGTCAGTCTTCAACCTGCCCAAACAAGTAATTAAAGGGATACAAGATGCTATGTCCCGTTactggtggggagatgatgatGAGCAGAAACATATGCATTGATTTGTTTGGTGGAAGATGTGTGTTCCGAAGGCGAAGGGTGGTATGGGATTTGAGATCTATATTGTTTTAACCTAGCTATGTTAGCTAAACATAGTTGGAGGCTCCTGTGTGAGCCAGATTCCTTATGTGCTCAGATTCTAAAAGCAAAATACTACCCATTCGGAAGATATTCTTAATGCTCAGCTGAAAAAGGGTCCTCTTATTCTTGGCAGAGTATTTGGGCTGGTTTACAAACACTGAAGAGAGGTCATATCCGGAGAGTTGGGGACGGTTCGAACATCAATATTTGGTCTGATTGTTGGATACCGAGTGACTGTTCCAAGAAGATTATTACTCCACGAGGCAATACAGTGTACACTAAAGTATCCGAACTTATTGATCCTGCAACAAGAACATGGGACGAGGATTTGATTAGGTCCATATTCCGGAGTGTGGACGTGATGAGAATATTAAGGATTCCACTCTCGGTTGGAATGATGGATGACTTTGTGTCATGGAATTTTACGAAGACTGGTATATTCTCGGTTCGCTCAGCGTACCATTTGGAATGAGATCATCAACATGGGGAGAAGGTTCCAAGAACTATCAGCAGGGGTCGGCCAATGTGAACCCGGTCTGGGTCAATGGTTGGTCTCTTCGCATTCCAGCTAAGATGAAAATATTTGCTTGGCGCTTTTTGCATGGGGCAATTCCATGTAAGGAAATTCTGGCCAATAGACACATAATTACTAGCAGTGTATGCCCGGTTTGCTTGGCTCACTGTGAGGATACTCAACACCTGTTTTTTAAGTGTCCAAGGGTGTTCGAGATATGGGAAAATTTGGACATTGCAAATGTCATTCTGGATGCTTGCAATGAAGACCGTGCGGGGGGTCTGGGGCTTTTGAGGCCATGCTGAGACAAGTAGATAAGAAAACGCCACATATTCCAGAGCTTGGGATGAAAGAGCTAGTTACCATTGCTTGCTGGTACATTTggtgggagagaaagaaaatagctCCCGATGAAAAAGTCCAGAAGCCTGCTAGATCGGCACAGCCAATAGCTGCAATTGGACTTAATTATTGGCGTGCCTTGAAGAAGAACGTAAGGGATCGATGTCTCGGGTGGGAGAAGCCAAAGGAGGATTATGTGAAATTAAACGTGGATGCAACTTTCTCTCCGGATTCTTGTTCTGGTGCTACGGGGGCAGTGATAAGGGATGAGAAAGAGACTTTTATGGTCAGGAGTAGCTGTGGTATTGAGCATATCAATATGCTTCTACATCGGAGGCAAGGGCGGTCCGGGATGGCTTGATCTTGGCGGGTCATATTGGGTGCACCAAGCTTGAAGTGGAGACCGTTTGCATAGAGGTGATTGATACTATGAAAGACAATGGTAATTCATCGGGTGCGGCTGCAGCGATTTTTGAGGTGTGCTTTCCTAGCTAGGGGTTTTGTTAAGGTGTGTTTTAGTTACTGTTCAAGGAAAAGTAATCAGATTGTTCATAAGTTAGCTGCTAATGCCAATGGGTATCACTCTGTCGTTTGTATTGATGACCCCCTAGATTGTATATGGATTGAGTTAGCAAACGATGTAACTTCATGATATAACCTTTTGTGTTGGTGAAGCAAGTACTAGACGCATTCTTTTCCTTCCATGATTACCTAAGggaactggaaggtttttaatgaagcggcttgctagcttaatataGAAATTATTTCCGAAAAAAAAGTAGAAGAAGCTGGGTTTCCCTTTTTTTTTCTCCATTCTATATGTGCTGATTACGTGTTATTGCTTTGGAGTACCTATAGACGTTTCCACATTTATCTGTGCTACAATAACGTGTCTCCAAATCTTTTCAGCAGATATGATTACACAATTTGCAAGCAAATGTAGAACAGCAGTCACTCAAGTTTTTAACTCATTTAAGCCCAGGATGGAACACAAAAAATGTCTTGCAGAAGATTTGGGATACCCATGGGAATGTGCCAACACCAGAGAACGCCGATGATACATTTCGGTGAAGGTGACGACAGAAGAAATTCCAAAATAGCAGCCAAAAGAATAAGACATCAAAAATTTGCTTTCTGCACCACTGATTTAAgccaaacaagaaacaagcaatacATGGATGCAACACAGAAACTACGCTAGTGAGATCAAAAGCAGTGGCTGGATATTTTGATGCTGAATAACATAACCAATCCTCACATGAACGGAAGAGTGACAACATAGATCTCTTAACAGTCAACTAGGCAAGTTCACAACCCAAAAATACTGCAATACGACCATGGCATAACTCGTGGGGCAATGCAATATAGAAAACAAGATCTAATCAAAGAGAGAGAAGCcaaggtcgtcctcgctctcctccttctcctcttccttcttcttctcctcagcCTTTGGGGCCTCAGCGGCACCTCCACCTGATGCAGCAGCACCACCAGCAGAAGCGACTGCCggaccagcagcagcagctccaatGATCACCTGCATCAAATTTCAGATCAGTATTACAGAAAATTTCGTTGAAGAATGAAGATGCAAGTAGCTGACATCGCTTGTGGCAATCAGCTATCAGCTACTACAAAATCTTAGCTGGGTTCAGTACCACAATACATGAAGAAAGATCACTAGGACTGACCCCTACAAGGTTACAACTAATGGCAATCAGGTCTCCAAGAACCAGAAGGTGGTTTACAAAAAGTGGAGCTTAAGATGCTAGCAACTTTTCAGATCACAAGAAAATGAACAATTTTTCCACCACTAACATAATAAATGCATCGCTGAACAAAAACTACTGCTTCATGAAACAAAAAACCATAAGAACTTTCTTCCAAAATCTACAGAAATAATTCATCCACCAGGTGATGTAAGATGTGCTGTCGGTACATATCAACCGACTTATCAACACAGCACAATCAAACAAATGAACGTGAATCAATTTACTGATAGCTACTCCGTACATGAAGATAGATCACATACAAAATTGCGTTATTGAATTCACAAACTCAAACAAGAGGAGCACGCTATTCAGATCTAACAAAAAGCACTAGAATGATTACTCATCAGAGCTCATGGATCGGAGGAAGCCCACAGCGCAGTACAAGAGCAGCTAGCTAGATCAGTAGGACGCAGCACAAGACAGTAAGCGCGGGAGGGAGTTCCGGACCTGGCAGACGGCGGAGTCGGGGGAGACCATGGTGAAGGAGGACTGGACGCCGCCGCACGGGTCCTTGGCGTAGGCGGCGGAGACGAGCTGGCGCTCCAGGTCGTACGTGGAGGCCGCGGAGCCCTCGAGCTCGCCCTTGTGCTGCTTGGCCTCCCACTCGCCGCCGGACTTGCGGCACACGAAGGTGAACACGCCCATGGCTGCGGTCtggggctggcggcggcggcggcggcggcggcggaggggtttgGAGGTTGGTGATGGGTGGATGCAAGAGACGCAAACCCTAGCTCGGGGGCGGGCTTATGTAGTAGTGGCGGGGATGGCAACTACTGGGCCGTGTTAACAAAAATGGGCCTCAATTGTAAGGCTTATTGGGCCGGATCGACATAACCACTACTG contains the following coding sequences:
- the LOC124684175 gene encoding 60S acidic ribosomal protein P3-like, with protein sequence MGVFTFVCRKSGGEWEAKQHKGELEGSAASTYDLERQLVSAAYAKDPCGGVQSSFTMVSPDSAVCQVIIGAAAAGPAVASAGGAAASGGGAAEAPKAEEKKKEEEKEESEDDLGFSLFD